From the genome of Vigna angularis cultivar LongXiaoDou No.4 chromosome 11, ASM1680809v1, whole genome shotgun sequence, one region includes:
- the LOC108334255 gene encoding F-box protein SKIP5 isoform X3, with product MSYAHFQLPSPYSRWNYLACHPRLWLRVDRSVKDSSEPGVFPNIETAVTASRPGDTILIAAGGSHHVANIQIRKPLCLIGAGELPDDTTLVCSRGSDSALEFLSTCKLANLTVRAELGCCLLHRKGRLTIDGCILQCESNPLDYLSCPIVSTASSSSEVLPSQTKSNNDGVFVSQTRIEGGAKAVLTSGDLALQRVRVIYARTSLLFWFDVEQMCDQIDHDKPL from the exons ATGTCTTATGCACATTTTCAGCTTCCTTCTCCCTATTCCAG ATGGAATTATTTGGCATGTCATCCTCGCTTGTGGCTTCGGGTAGATAGATCAGTGAAAGACTCATCCGAACCTGGTGTTTTCCCCAACATTGAAACTGCCGTTACTGCTTCAAG ACCAGGTGATACCATTTTAATAGCAGCTGGTGGAAGTCATCACGTCGCAAACATTCAAATAAGGAAACCACTTTGCTTA ATTGGTGCAGGTGAACTTCCAGATGACACAACACTTGTTTGTTCTCGAGGCTCGGACAG TGCACTAGAGTTCCTATCCACATGCAAATTAGCAAACTTAACTGTGAGGGCTGAGCTTGGTTGCTGCTTGCTACATAGAAAGGGAAGGTTAACTATAGATGGATGCATACTTCAATGTGAATCTAATCCTCTGGATTATCTCTCTTGTCCCATTGTGAGTACAGCCAGTAGTAGCAGTGAGGTGCTTCCCTCACAAACCAAGAGTAACAATGATGGTGTCTTTGTTTCACAGACCCGAATTGAAGGGGGTGCCAAAGCTGTTCTAACAAGTGGGGATTTGGCTTTGCAACGTGTGAGAGTGATTTATGCTCGAACTTCACTTCTTTTCTGGTTTGATGTAGAGCAGATGTGTGATCAAATTGACCATGACAAGCCTCTCTGA
- the LOC108334255 gene encoding F-box protein SKIP5 isoform X1: protein MMDDPPLKQHLKRSQRTKSSSSSSSHISNLDDGCLMHIFSFLLPIPDRFNTALVCHRWNYLACHPRLWLRVDRSVKDSSEPGVFPNIETAVTASRPGDTILIAAGGSHHVANIQIRKPLCLIGAGELPDDTTLVCSRGSDSALEFLSTCKLANLTVRAELGCCLLHRKGRLTIDGCILQCESNPLDYLSCPIVSTASSSSEVLPSQTKSNNDGVFVSQTRIEGGAKAVLTSGDLALQRVRVIYARTSLLFWFDVEQMCDQIDHDKPL, encoded by the exons ATGATGGATGACCCACCACTGAAGCAACACTTGAAGAGGTCGCAAAGGACAAAgtcatcctcttcttcttcttcccatATCAGCAATCTCGATGATGGATGTCTTATGCACATTTTCAGCTTCCTTCTCCCTATTCCAG ATCGCTTTAATACCGCCCTCGTTTGCCACAGATGGAATTATTTGGCATGTCATCCTCGCTTGTGGCTTCGGGTAGATAGATCAGTGAAAGACTCATCCGAACCTGGTGTTTTCCCCAACATTGAAACTGCCGTTACTGCTTCAAG ACCAGGTGATACCATTTTAATAGCAGCTGGTGGAAGTCATCACGTCGCAAACATTCAAATAAGGAAACCACTTTGCTTA ATTGGTGCAGGTGAACTTCCAGATGACACAACACTTGTTTGTTCTCGAGGCTCGGACAG TGCACTAGAGTTCCTATCCACATGCAAATTAGCAAACTTAACTGTGAGGGCTGAGCTTGGTTGCTGCTTGCTACATAGAAAGGGAAGGTTAACTATAGATGGATGCATACTTCAATGTGAATCTAATCCTCTGGATTATCTCTCTTGTCCCATTGTGAGTACAGCCAGTAGTAGCAGTGAGGTGCTTCCCTCACAAACCAAGAGTAACAATGATGGTGTCTTTGTTTCACAGACCCGAATTGAAGGGGGTGCCAAAGCTGTTCTAACAAGTGGGGATTTGGCTTTGCAACGTGTGAGAGTGATTTATGCTCGAACTTCACTTCTTTTCTGGTTTGATGTAGAGCAGATGTGTGATCAAATTGACCATGACAAGCCTCTCTGA
- the LOC108334255 gene encoding F-box protein SKIP5 isoform X2 encodes MMDVLCTFSASFSLFQIILYHNVAIEFADRFNTALVCHRWNYLACHPRLWLRVDRSVKDSSEPGVFPNIETAVTASRPGDTILIAAGGSHHVANIQIRKPLCLIGAGELPDDTTLVCSRGSDSALEFLSTCKLANLTVRAELGCCLLHRKGRLTIDGCILQCESNPLDYLSCPIVSTASSSSEVLPSQTKSNNDGVFVSQTRIEGGAKAVLTSGDLALQRVRVIYARTSLLFWFDVEQMCDQIDHDKPL; translated from the exons ATGATGGATGTCTTATGCACATTTTCAGCTTCCTTCTCCCTATTCCAG ATCATTCTCTATCACAACGTTGCTATTGAGTTTGCAGATCGCTTTAATACCGCCCTCGTTTGCCACAGATGGAATTATTTGGCATGTCATCCTCGCTTGTGGCTTCGGGTAGATAGATCAGTGAAAGACTCATCCGAACCTGGTGTTTTCCCCAACATTGAAACTGCCGTTACTGCTTCAAG ACCAGGTGATACCATTTTAATAGCAGCTGGTGGAAGTCATCACGTCGCAAACATTCAAATAAGGAAACCACTTTGCTTA ATTGGTGCAGGTGAACTTCCAGATGACACAACACTTGTTTGTTCTCGAGGCTCGGACAG TGCACTAGAGTTCCTATCCACATGCAAATTAGCAAACTTAACTGTGAGGGCTGAGCTTGGTTGCTGCTTGCTACATAGAAAGGGAAGGTTAACTATAGATGGATGCATACTTCAATGTGAATCTAATCCTCTGGATTATCTCTCTTGTCCCATTGTGAGTACAGCCAGTAGTAGCAGTGAGGTGCTTCCCTCACAAACCAAGAGTAACAATGATGGTGTCTTTGTTTCACAGACCCGAATTGAAGGGGGTGCCAAAGCTGTTCTAACAAGTGGGGATTTGGCTTTGCAACGTGTGAGAGTGATTTATGCTCGAACTTCACTTCTTTTCTGGTTTGATGTAGAGCAGATGTGTGATCAAATTGACCATGACAAGCCTCTCTGA
- the LOC108334101 gene encoding DNA-directed RNA polymerase V subunit 5C yields the protein MDCIASLIDNGSVESSRYFLSRRTVLEMLADRGYDVVQHANLISSLSDFRSRFGQQPNHEDLGFCVSHLSNPSNTVQVAFAGTDAIKVGTVMEICSRIVDSGNLKSLIIIVQSKITSFAQKKLMNLPYKVEIIRIEDLLINITKHVLQPKYEILTDEEKKALLTKHSLEEKQLPCMLKTDGIARYYGLEKGQVVRITHSGPVVDSHVTYRCVA from the exons ATGGATTGCATCGCAAGTTTGATAGACAACGGGAGCGTTGAGAGCAGTCGCTACTTCCTGAGCCGTCGAACGGTGTTGGAAATGCTCGCAGACAGAGGCTACGACGTCGTTCAGCACGCAAACCTCATCTCCTCGCTGAGCGACTTCCGTTCCCGCTTCGGTCAACAACCAAACCATGAAGACCTCGGTTTCTGCGTTTCGCATCTCTCCAATCCCTCCAACACT GTCCAGGTCGCGTTTGCCGGAACCGATGCTATAAAAGTGGGAACCGTCATGGAAATATGCAGCCGGATTGTCGACAGCGGAAACTTGAAATCGCTCATAATCATTGTGCAGAGCAAAATCACTTCCTTCGCACAGAAAAAATTGATGAACTTGCCATACAAAGTTGAGATTATCAGG atTGAAGATTTGCTGATCAACATTACAAAGCATGTTTTACAACCAAAGTATGAGATACTGACTGATGAAGAGAAGAAAGCACTGCTCACCAAGCATAGCTTGGAAGAGAAGCAG CTTCCTTGCATGTTAAAAACTGATGGTATAGCTCGCTATTATGGGCTGGAGAAAGGACAAGTTGTCAGAATCACTCATAGTGGTCCAGTGGTTGATTCTCACGTGACTTACCGTTGTGTTGCATAG